In Dunckerocampus dactyliophorus isolate RoL2022-P2 chromosome 14, RoL_Ddac_1.1, whole genome shotgun sequence, one DNA window encodes the following:
- the nckap1 gene encoding nck-associated protein 1 isoform X4 — protein sequence MSRGVIQPSQQKLAEKLTILNDRGIGMLTRVYNIKKACGDPKAKPSYLVDKNLESAVKFIVRKFPTVETRNNNLAQLQKEKSEILKNLALYYFTFVDVMEFKDHVCELLNTIDACQVFFDITVNFDLTKNYLDLVVTYTTLMIILSRIEERKAIIGLYNYAHEMTHGASDREYPRLGQMIVDYENPLKKMMEEFVPHGKSLSDALISLQMVYPRRNLSADQWRNAQLLSLISAPSTMLNPAQSDTMPCEYLSLDTMEKWIVFGFILCHAVLNSDAAALSLWKLALQSSTCLCLFRDEVFHIHKAAEDLFVNIRGYNKRINDIRECKEQALSHAGSMHRERRKFLRSALKELATVLADQPGLLGPKALFVFMALSFARDEIIWLLRHADNIQKKSTDDFIDKHLAELIFYMEELRAHVRKYGPVMQRYYVQYLSGFDAVVLNELVQNLSVCPEDESIIMSSFVNTMTSLSVKQVEDGEVFDFRGMRLDWFRLQAYTSVSKASLGIADHKELGKMMNTIIFHTKMVDSLVEMLVETSDLSIFCFYSRAFEKMFQQCLELPSQSRHSICFPLLCTHFMSCTHELCPEERHHIGDRSLSLCNMFLDEMAKQARNLITDICTEQCTLSDQLLPKHCAKTISQAVNKKSKKATGKKGEPEREKPGVESMRKNRLLVTNLDKLHTALSELCFSINYVPNLAVWEHTFTPREYLTSHLEIRFTKSIVGMTMYNQATQEIAKPSELLTSVRAYMTVLQSIENYVTIDITRVFNNVLLQQTQHLDSHGEPTITSLYTNWYLETLLRQVSNGHIAYFPAMKAFVNLPTENELTFNAEEYSDISEMRSLSELLGPYGMKFLSESLMWHISSQVAELKKLVVENMEVLTQMRTSFDKPDHMVALFKKLTSVDSVLKRMTIIGVILSFRSLAQEALRDVLSCHIPFLVSSVEDFKDHIPRETDMKVAMNVYELSSAAGLPCEIDPALVVALSSQKSENISPEEEYKIACLLMVFVAVSLPTLASNVMSQYSPAIEGHCNNIHCLAKAINQIAAALFTIHKGSIEDRLKEFLALASSSLLKIGQETDKMTTRNRESVYLLLDMIVQESPFLTMDLLESCFPYVLLRNAYHAVYKQSISANA from the exons GCATGCGGCGACCCCAAGGCCAAGCCCTCCTATCTGGTGGACAAAAACCTGGAGTCTGCTGTCAAGTTCATCGTTAGGAAGTTCCCCACTGTGGAGACGCGCAATAACAAC CTGGCTCAGCTGCAGAAAGAAAAGTCAGAAATTCTGAAGAACTTGGCTCTGTACTACTTCacctttgtagatgtcatggAATTTAAG GACCACGTTTGTGAGCTGCTCAACACCATCGACGCGTGCCAAGTCTTCTTTGACATT ACGGTGAACTTTGACCTCACCAAGAACTACTTGGACCTGGTGGTGACTTACACGACACTCATGATAATATTGTCACGCATCGAGGAGAGGAAAGCCATCATCGGACTGTACAACTACGCTCACGAGATGACGCACGGAGCCAG CGACCGTGAGTATCCTAGGCTGGGCCAGATGATCGTGGATTATGAAAATCCTCTGAAGAAGATGATGGAGGAGTTTGTGCCACACGGGAAG TCTCTGTCAGACGCTCTCATCAGTCTTCAGATGGTCTATCCCAGAAGGAACCTTTCCGCTGACCAGTGGAGGAATGCCCAGCTGCTGTCTCTTATCTCAGCTCCCTCCACTATGCTCAACCCTGCACAGTCAGACACT ATGCCTTGTGAATATTTATCTCTGGACACAATGGAAAAATGGATAGTGT TCGGGTTCATCCTTTGCCACGCTGTGCTGAACAGTGACGCGGCGGCGTTGTCATTGTGGAAGCTGGCGCTGCAAAGCTCCACCTGCCTGTGTCTCTTCAGGGATGAAGTCTTCCACATCCACAAGGCTGCTGAGGACCTCTTTGTCAACATCCGAGG gTACAACAAGCGCATCAATGACATCAGAGAGTGCAAGGAGCAGGCCCTGTCTCATGC TGGCTCCATGCACCGAGAGAGGCGCAAATTCCTTAGGTCGGCCCTCAAGGAGCTGGCCACCGTCTTGGCGGACCAGCCGGGGCTGCTGGGCCCAAAG GCGTTGTTTGTATTCATGGCGCTGTCGTTCGCCCGTGACGAGATCATCTGGTTGCTTCGACACGCAGACAACATCCAGAAGAAAAGCACAGACGACTTCATCGACAA ACACCTGGCAGAGTTGATCTTCTACATGGAGGAGCTGCGAGCCCATGTCAGGAAGTACGGCCCGGTCATGCAGCGGTACTACGTGCAGTACCTGTCAGGTTTTGATGCTGTTGTGCTAAACGAGCTGGTGCAG AACCTGTCTGTGTGTCCAGAGGATGAGTCCATCATCATGTCTTCATTTGTCAACACCATGACCTCCCTCAGCGTCAAACAAG TGGAGGATGGCGAGGTGTTTGACTTCAGAGGCATGAGGCTCGACTGGTTTAGACTGCAG GCATACACCAGCGTGTCCAAAGCTAGTCTCGGCATCGCCGACCACAAGGAGCTCGGCAAAATGATGAACACCATCATCTTCCACACCAAGATGGTGGACTCGCTGGTGGAGATGCTGGTGGAGACGTCAGACCTGTCCATATTCTG CTTCTACAGTCGTGCATTTGAGAAGATGTTCCAGCAGTGCTTGGAGCTTCCCTCACAGAGCCGTCACTCCATCTGCTTCCCTTTGCTTTGCACACACTTCATGTCCTGCACACATGAGCTGTGTCCCGAGGAG CGTCATCACATAGGAGACCGCAGCTTGTCACTGTgcaacatgtttttggatgaGATGGCCAAACAAGCCCGGAACCTGATCACCGATATCTGCACTGAACAGTGTACCCTCAGTGACCAG CTGCTTCCCAAACACTGTGCCAAAACCATCAGCCAGGCCGTCAACAAGAAGAGCAAGAAGGCGACCGGGAAAAAGGGTGAGCCGGAGAGAGAGAAACCAGGAGTGGAGAGCATGCGGAAGAACAGACTACTGGTCACCAA TCTGGACAAACTCCACACTGCTCTGTCAGAACTCTGCTTCTCCATCAACTACGTTCCCAACCTGGCAGTGTGGGAGCACACGTTCACACCGAGAGAGTACCTCACCTCCCACCTGGAGATCCGATTTACCAA GTCCATCGTGGGCATGACGATGTACAACCAGGCCACTCAGGAGATTGCCAAGCCCAGCGAGCTGCTGACCAGCGTGCGGGCCTACATGACAGTACTGCAGTCCATCGAGAACTATGTCACCATCGACATCACGAGGGTCTTCAACAACGTCCTGCTGCAGCAGACGCAGCACCTGGACAGCCACGGCGAGCCCACCATCACCAGCCTGTACACCAactg GTACTTGGAGACGTTGCTCCGCCAGGTCAGCAACGGCCATATTGCTTACTTCCCTGCCATGAAGGCCTTTGTTAACCTTCCCACAGAGAACGAGCTGACCTTCAACGCTGAGGAATACTCGGACATCTCTG AGATGCGCTCGTTGTCCGAGCTCTTGGGTCCGTACGGCATGAAGTTCCTCAGTGAGAGTCTCATGTGGCACATCTCCTCACAGGTGGCAGAGCTGAAG aAACTGGTGGTGGAGAACATGGAAGTCTTGACTCAGATGAGAACCAGCTTTGACAAACCggaccacatggtggcgctgttcaAGAAGCTCACCT CTGTGGACAGCGTGCTGAAGAGAATGACCATCATCGGAGTCATCCTCTCGTTCCGCTCCCTGGCTCAGGAGGCGCTGAGAGAT GTCTTATCCTGCCACATTCCTTTCCTGGTCAGTTCAGTGGAAGATTTCAAGGATCACATTCCGAGAGAGACGGACATGAAG GTGGCCATGAATGTCTATGAGCTGTCCTCAGCTGCAGGTTTACCCTGTGAGATCGATCCTGCTCTGGTGGTGGCGCTGTCCTCACAGAAGAGTG AGAACATCAGTCCAGAGGAGGAGTACAAGATCGCTTGTCTTCTGATGGTGTTTGTGGCTGTCTCCTTGCCAACGCTGGCCAGCAACGTCATGTCACAGTACAGCCCCGCCATTGAAG GCCACTGTAACAACATCCACTGTCTGGCCAAAGCCATCAACCAGATTGCGGCCGCTCTCTTCACCATCCACAAAGGAAGCATCGAGGACCGCCTGAAGGAGTTCCTGGCT ctGGCCTCCTCCAGCCTCTTGAAGATCGGCCAGGAGACAGACAAGATGACCACACGCAACAGAGAATCTGTCTACCTGCTGCTGGACATG ATTGTGCAGGAGTCTCCCTTCCTCACCATGGACCTGCTGGAATCCTGCTTCCCGTACGTCCTCCTGCGGAACGCCTACCACGCTGTCTACAAGCAGAGCATCAGCGCCAacgcataa